A window of Thermogemmatispora onikobensis genomic DNA:
TCCCAAGCCTTTAAGGCAAGACCTGGGGATGGGAGCCCGTACATTGACGCTCAGCTGTCCACGGGGAGCGGTTCAGGTCCAGACACAGCCAGCATTGCTCGGGGCGCTCTATCGCGGTTGCCGGCTGCCGGCGAACTATCGGAGCATTCTGGCAAGCTAAAGGTCTTTCCTGGGACCAGTTGTCGAGTTGCTTCCGCGCTGCCCGCTCAGTCAGAAAGCTACTTAACAAGAGCCGTGAGCGGGGAGAGCAGGCCGCACGCCAGAGAGTGTAGCGCTCTTCTGCTCCCTCCTCGCTTGCCTCAGCCCTGGAGATAGCGCAGAACCTCCGCGCGAGGAACGGCTACCTGCCGGGCCTCCTCCTCGGCGCCTTCGGCGCGCAGTGAGCGGACAGAGACCAGCCCGTTAGCCAGCTCCTCCTCGCCGAGAATCAGAGCATAGGCGGCGCCCGAAGCATTGGCCTGCTTCATCTGAGCCTTGGGGCTGCGGTCACCGTAGCTCATCTCGGCCTTGATGCCGGCATGCCGCAGCTCAGCAATCAGACGGACCGCCGCCTCTTTGAGTGCTGGCTCCTTGCCCATAGAAACCACAAAAGCCCGTGGTCTCTCGGGTGGAGGTGGAACGATCCCCTGGCGCTTCAGCTCCAGAATGACGCGCTCGATCCCCATACCGAAGCCAATGCCGGGTGTAGGAGGACCGCCCAAGAGTTCAGCCAGTCCGTCGTAACGTCCCCCGCCGTTGAGCGCCGTATTGTCCATCTCCGAAGTAAACTCGAAGACTGTACGAGTATAGTAGTCAAGACCGCGCACCAGCAGCGGATTCAGCTCAAAGGGCACCTCATAGAGCTGCAAGAAGCGCTGCACACGCTCGAAGTGCTCACGGCACGCTTCACAGAGGTAATCGACACTGTGAGGCGCGGCAGCGATCTTGGCCTGATCTTCTGGCTCTTTGCAATCCAGCAGACGAAGCGGATTCTTCTGGAAGCGAGACTGGCAGTTATGGCAGCACTGGTCAAGCAAGGGGCGATAATAGGCGCGCAGAGCCTCCACGTAAC
This region includes:
- the hisS gene encoding histidine--tRNA ligase — its product is MSAQQYRALQGFRDILPDEQPYWRFVEQTAATVAELYGYRRIETPILEETGVFLKTSGETSDVVEHQMYTFEDRPGKEGRGQSLTLRPEGTAGVVRAYLEHGMFKLPQPVKLYYLSVPMFRHERPQAGRYRQHHQFGCEALGESDPAIDAELIALLYQVYSQLGLRGIRVQLNSIGDAVCRPRYVEALRAYYRPLLDQCCHNCQSRFQKNPLRLLDCKEPEDQAKIAAAPHSVDYLCEACREHFERVQRFLQLYEVPFELNPLLVRGLDYYTRTVFEFTSEMDNTALNGGGRYDGLAELLGGPPTPGIGFGMGIERVILELKRQGIVPPPPERPRAFVVSMGKEPALKEAAVRLIAELRHAGIKAEMSYGDRSPKAQMKQANASGAAYALILGEEELANGLVSVRSLRAEGAEEEARQVAVPRAEVLRYLQG